Genomic window (Clarias gariepinus isolate MV-2021 ecotype Netherlands chromosome 4, CGAR_prim_01v2, whole genome shotgun sequence):
AACAAACAGGTTCAATCCACAAAGGCCCCACCACTGCCAAAGTCCTAGTTCCAGACACTACAGTACATCCCAAAGGTCTTGTGTGCCTTGGCAGCAGAAGCAGAGCCCAAACTTGGGTGGTGGTCATAAtgctaatgtttttaatattatggcttaTTGCTGTACAACTGCATGAAAAAAGTACTGCAACCTGCTGCATTGCATTAGTCACTGAAGTGTCAGAAGGTGCTTGTATATCACAGAGTGTGTCTGGTGTGGTTTACTGCTTGCCAGCATAGTGGCGAGACTCAAATTTTGTCTGAAGTGAAACAAAGCTGAtgccttaaataaaaaatgcctcTCTTAAAAGGTTCCATAGGATTCTAGATTTTGACTTTTTACGTAATTGTTGGTAATGTATTATACAGAgaattttgaggaaaaaaattgacatttttagttTACAAAACATACcttaactttcttttatttatttacatttgcataCTTTGCATGGGTGtgatatttttgcatattgttTACCAGGTGacgccactagagggcagtgaAGATGCAGCTGTCACACACAGTACCAGTTTGAAAGAGGACACATCGTCCAGCATCCCTGTTCATGTTGAAAACCTGACCTCTTTGACCCCAGACCCTGAAGAGCAAGAAGCCTCTGGTACTGGGTTTGAAAACCAACCCCTAATTGATACAGAATCATTCTCTGACTCTTATACACACATTAGGCCATCATCTGTGTCCGCTTCTCTCCCGGGAGCAttagaggaagaagaagaggaggaggagcttTCACAGGGGGAAGACAAGAGTGAGCTGAGGAAGACTCTGGGAGAAGGTGAGAAGCAGGTCACACACCAAAAATGTCCCAGTTTTACAGATAAGTTAAATTCAAACAAAAGGAATGTAACATGAttacattttcttctttaagTTTTGGTCGTCGGACTTAACGAAGACTGACGGATATAGTCAGGTCTAGTATGGAGTTGCATGGTTCAGTGCTGCCAGACGGCCTGAATGCTGCCAGATGGCCTGTTCTGCAGTAGGGCTGCACTGAAATATGATAGAGCTGATAATCTGCTCTGTGCATCTTGCCTATGCTAAGCTGACCTTTTACTAAGTGATGATTATTAAacccatttttaaacattattaatttcaatatttacattttcttatctAAGTCTAGACAAAATTGTCGTGTAATGTTTTAGCAAACCAAGTATGATTATTTAGCATATTTCTAGATAtgaggggtgttcgagtcaaaccgggacctgTGATGACATGTCacatgaatgaaggcataaaaacgATTGGTTttgacttcaagcacagtacggtgatctCAGAAtgtcaataaaacatttgaatggtacaAATGTTTTAAGAAAACATTCAGCTCctaatccttgaaaatcgactgataacttgtcaccaactttcATAAGAGATCCATCGGTtcatgggaactgtacacacaatcattcatggacaccacttgcacattacagaaagacagagacgcTGTGCATGACACAGAGTGGATGTCGGTCAGTTGTATGGAAcctacacaaacacattcatatACTCATTCACAGCTGATCTAAGCTATTCCAAACATGTTTTTGGGAGGTTGGAAGAAACATCAGAACTTGGACGTAcatcatgaaaaaaatgtttagctcttgacagtaacctgagctcaggatcaaacctTGGACCTGTGATGTGGTCAGTTCCCACTGTGCACCATGTCATTCAGGTTAAACCATTGTTAATTAGAAAGTCGACTGACTGACAGTGAAAAATATTGCTTGAGTTAGATATATGATTACTAGGGATGGGGATCATCAGGGATCCTCCCATCATAATGTCTaggtttaatttgatttagaTAGCAGTTCTCTATCGTGAGGTCCCAATAtaaagttactttttaaatatatatttagttaaaatgtataaatttagCCTTTTGCGTCAGTGTGGCAACACATGAATCGTCCCTCAAAAGAATATACGTAAATtaaccctcttttttttttttttactccctaTTTCTAGTGATTACTGcttttataaaataacattttaaaagtacattttaaatgtttagccTGTCTGCCCTGACCCAATGGAAAATGGCACATATTAAAGGGTTTCATTGTTCCTAGCAACTCGAGAAACTAGGTGTCTGCTGGATGTGGAACAACTGCACAAGCACACTGATTCCCAGAGCCCTGAGGAATTCCAAAAATAGAAGCACAACTAGTGAAGGCCCACTCTCTGTGTAAGAGCATAGCCTCAATCCACAAGGCCCGTGGTGCAAAGCGAGACTcccacagcatttcagtgtgGATTTTAGTTCTGCTTgcttagataattgcattaatgttgCATTAATCACTTAGAATTAAAGGATTTGTAAACTCATTAAGCCATGCAGCTTTGTAATGATGCTTACTGAAATTTACTGATTACTGAAATTTCAGGGATATGTCACTGAAACACTAACACAACTTTGTAATAGGCTTTAAAATTATATTGGCATTTTTCTCCCTGACATTGCATTTTGACTGACACAGAAGCATTTGCAAGAAATCAGAACTCAGAATGCACCACTTtccatttgtttagtttttactGTCTGTACTTAAACTAAAATTAGCATGACTTCTCATATTAGCCAAAATGTAAAAAGGAGGAGATAATTTACCCAATTTATGGAAAgcttatgattatttattaggACGCTTTTATAACATCTAAACCAACTGGCCACTTTaatatgagggtgagtcaaaaattatctgcccTTTAATGATCTTAGttttctgtccatttttttaacaagctttcgtattcctttataatttttttttagggtgcAAGCCacaactgtactgtactgctaTCTTGACTTTTTCGTTAAAAGTGAATCTTTGTCTTCGTATGGCTGCTTTCTGGGTACCAAACTGAGGAACATCCCATGGAACAAGATCAGGACCATAGGGAGGACGCTTTAACACTTCAAATGGAAGTTTTTGTGTGCTCGTACATTGTCAACACCCTTGGATAGCAATCCTCTACATTTAATCCAAAGTTTGGGCTTCAGCTCCTCATTAAGCATCTTTCTTGTTATGAGCACTGTTGAACcattttcctgataatgttccaatactggccgttGAGAACCCCAGAAAACTTTAAGCACCAATTTTCCAGctaatgttgattttttttcatggtctGCGATTGAGGACGTTTCTgttccatactctgctgtttactctcagcTTTGCAATGGTTAATTTATGTCTGGTCACCATTTATGATGACTTATACCTTCTTTAGAGTATTGGTCATCATAAATTGTGACTAATTTATGATTTAGTTCGCTTCTGTCTTTGCTTTTCCGTGAGTTGTtttggcaccaggtacaccctcagaccacataAAACAACTaatcactgcatgctgctcttctttcgtgcaaatcattgtggggcatccatttttgctcacacTTGGActgcagtgactggggagataGAAGCCTTAAACTGAAAGCGCGCATAAGACCAAcagaaatttttatataattctagtgcggataatttttgactcacccttttACATATACTTATTCATACAATGATATAATCAGCCAATCAAATGGTAGCACCAATGCATAAACAGCGgctgaaaaatgaaaagctTCAGTTTTTATGTATAGTACTGTGTAAAACTGTAAGtgtgcagaaataaaaaaaaaaaataggatgcTTTCaaaaacatctactgtatatttgtttttaaaaatgtacaaaatgcaaaacaagtGAACAGAAGGGGGGGAGGGACAAATTAAAATCGAATCAGTATTTGAATTGAATAAGGGtatactaacttttacacatgactataTATGACAAGTGCCAGTTGTGTGGCAGACTATGGTTGTTTAAGTCACCACTCTTTGCAACTGtggtaagcagaaaagcatctctgaACACCTTGAAACTTGAATTGGATGGGCCACAACAGCCAAAGACAACTTCCTATCATCCTGTTAGCTTAGATCACTCTGGCTGTCCTGCTCATGAAACCGTCATTGGATTTCTCTGCTGCCACTTGATTGGCCGATTAGACAAGTACATTAACGGGCAGGGTTACAGCAGGATGTGGTTGtaagtgtatgtactgtaaagtaCTTGCAGCTTAAAGTGTTTCTCTTTCCATGCAGAGTTTCAGCCAGAAGAGAGGGCGAATGAGGGCGATGGAGTAAGGAGGAGGAATGTATCTGTCCTGACACCTTTGTACCATCGagatgaagaggaggaggaagaggttGAGGAAGAGCAGTTTAGACATCCTCggagagaaggagagggagACATCGGGTTCACTTTGAACAAGTGCATTTTTGGAGCGCTCGTTCTTCTAGGCTTGGGCACCATATTCTTCTCTGGTAAATATTTACCATATAATGCATATTCTAATCTATAGAACAGAAATATTTCATAGTGAAGTTAATGGGTTTCCTGAGACAGGGCTGTATTATTCTGCAGGTGTTCTCATTGATCTGGATGATGGtacgtagtgtgtgtgtttgtttgatgGTTAATGATTGCATTGATTGGGAAAGTTGCTTTAACTGGGTGTTGCTTTAGATTTAAGTGTATATGAtcaaaatgtaagaaatggAACAGTTCAGGTAATTAAGCcctgtaaaatatgaatatatgcAGGAGGTATTGTAATGAAGGTGACTTTAGGTGGTAATGATGCTGGAACGCTGTCTGCAACATTGGTTGCGCTCTGGTGATCATGAAGGCCATAGCGTATGATTTACCGTTTCATCCTGGTTAAATAATTCAGTAAGCCCTCATGCCCTGTCTGTGGGGACCTGATGGGAATATTGTAATTCCGGAGGAAACCACCCTTCCACTGACAATCTCAATCAATTTAAGAAGTGCAGCTGTTCTGTTTTTCCTTACATATTTCACTAATGCATGAGAATCACAGTTGTTGCATGTGTGCATTTCAAACCTATTTTCTGGTGTCTTTTGCTGCAGCAATTAATCCTTTTTCAAAATGATCATCTCTGGGCCTGCTCAGCATTTCTTTGAATGCCTTAATGCATGGCATTATTTTGACTGCTGTATTTTCTGTATCACATTTGATTCTAGAGGTGTTGTGTTGTCATTTATTTTGGATTAATGCacattgatcagccataacatcaacacTACCGCAAGGAGAACTGAATAACATTGATCGCCAACTATATACCAGCAAACCGGTGACAGGATCATAGGTTGGCAAGACTTATCCATGTCCACAGGGACCAAAGGTCAGCCTATAGAAAATCTAACACCAAAAAACACCAAACGCCAGACACCAGAGCATACCTCTAGAGGCCCTGAGGAGAAAAGCCACCTTGGTGGTACAAGGGGAACTCGAAACCTagcttgttttaatgttaatggttgtGTTGTGACTGATCTGTGTAAAATAACAGTGAAACTTGCCATGTAATTAGCATATACTTAGCAGAACAGCATGAGCAAAAATATTGCTTCCAAGCAGTTAACTGACAAGGTGAGAAAAATCTCTCTTGTATCTCCATGTACTGGGCATTTTATTGGATATAcaaccatatactgtagttacatttgtttgttgttgttatacaATTGAAAATTATATCTGGTGCAACTCgtttttttagttttccttttttccattaACCAGTGGAAAGAGACTATTATTCGTCATTGTTTGGCTATTGGTAAAATGGTTATTTAGCTGGTACACAACAGACACAATTTCCTTCTGTAATAAAAACAGTCTGGTAACTAAAACACCCTGCCAGCCTCAGTCTTATGGTACGAACTACTGTACAACATTGATAAAGGGATAGATGATAACTAGCAAAAGAGGCTAAAGGTTGTGCAGAATATTAACTACAGTCAGTAATGGGATAgagtacctacagtatatggaacTCTACAGTTCCTGATAAAAGCACTCATCCGTGTAATTACAAGGTAGGTATGTGTAATTATCCATCAATCACTGTCTATAGAAAATGCGAATTaaattcaaagtaaaaaaagtatgattattttttttaacattgcttACATACAGCATCTGCCAAAATTGCATGACCTAAGtgaatgtaaaaattatttgtgaTAATTTACTTGTTTGAAGTAATCGGTGAAGTACAGAGGACTGACATGCATAatgattttattgatttttaactTTTGCATGTGTACTTGTTGTGTGCATGTTTCCTCACACTGTAAGGCTGTGTGTAtgcgtatacagtataattagttaatattacatttacatttgtttgatgtttttctttataatgtaccctgcctggccaaaaaaaaatcaacattttaaaagcGTCAAATTGTTAGGctgcatgaagcaaagaaaacaactaaggaggttTAAAATAGCTGGAACTGGATTAAGAGCACATTATCAAaccctggaaggatagtgctggtctggggttgctttagttggtctGGTCTGGGcccagcaacgttatgtggtaataaaatgacctgaatgtactgaatgaccaggttatcatatCATATGAGGCAAGCtgaaaacctggtcattcagtacgttCAGGTCATCATttcatggagtttttcttccctgatggcacagactTATTCcgggactcaaattgtgaagcTGGGAGCATGAAgagtcattttcacacatgaactgaccaccacattgtgtgaTGTAATCAAGGCTAAAGGTGATTAAAAGAAATCTGTGTGTttgacttttttggccaggcagagtAGCTCAATTTACAGTGgtcttaaaataatttacttaaatGTTGCTCTCAACTTCTTAGAGGGAGATGCTGATTCCAAGGACCTGAAATATTCAGAAGCAAATAAGGTAAGTTCTTGTTGTGTTTTTGATTGAGCTGCAGATTCTGATTATGCTTTTATGGGCAAACCTTTTTAATgctaaaatgcattttgtacaaAAGACGgcactgttttgtgttttaaagttgtgtgtaaaaaatgtCGAGTAGGACATTTCTAGACTGGAGACATTTAGTTGAGCTGTAAGTTATAAGCTGTTTGACATATATCGGATACATATGGCATTAAAGTTGGGCCCTAGTATTTGGAAAgtgacaatttatttatttacttatttttacctCTGGTCATTACTGCAGTGAATTTAATATGCAGCAATCAAGATGTGATTAGCTTTCGGTGCATTAAACATTAAGAATAtgtccatactgtatatgaagttTCTCCATTTGTACAGGCTTAAAACTAAATTGGACAAACTAACCCAGTGAATATAGTGACTCTCtctaataaatagaaataatttgCAGTTAATTGCTGGAACCCATAGGCGTCTCCAAGTGCTGAGTTTCCTCTCTTGAGATGCATTGCAGACCTTTGGGAGCTCATTCCTTCGTGGGAGTTTTGAGACTCGTTCCTCATATCTTTGCTTGTTCAAACTCACCCATGCACACAATTAGTATTTTTGCTCTATTTGCCCTGTGCTTCAAGGATTAGTCAGATAACACTAAATATCTGTTAGGTTGCCAGATAATGTTGAATCCATGAATTAATTCATGAATCCACAattgtaaataagtaaataaataaatattatcacCTATTATTGTCTTATATTGCGCTTTAATTTAACAACTGTACACtaaatatttgattatttaacatattgaatgttgttttaattaaaaaactttcATTTAAATTGAGCTTTAACCTTGGACAAATGTTCCTTGCTTTAAGTGTTGTATAAAGTATGTTTTATAAGCaataaatgaaaagcaaaatTATATTTGTCTCCCTTTTTTCAactaaaaaaaagcttaaagtttTGTGTTAAAGACACATGTTGCATGCATGATGGTTCCAAGGTCGGTAAATAATCATGATTAAACAAACGCTACAGTATTGCCTAAAATAATCATGATTATGATTTTTGCCCTAATAAAGCAGGACTATTCACAAGGAGACCTACCCGGAGGTGTCCAGCCACCAGAAATACTGGACGAAATGGCCAAGGAGAACCAGCAAATTGCAAGCTTACAGGCACAGATTCAGGTAGCTTCTTGTACTTGTATCAGTGTTGAGTGTCTTCTAAGTTTTGCATTATTTTAgcaattttgtctttttaaacagGAATTGGAATTAAAGGCTGCACAACTTCAAGTAGAGGAAGGCAGCAAGGAAAGACTGAAGAGGGAGGAGCTGGAAGCTGAAAACCAAAGGATGAGAGGAGAGTTAGATAAACTGCCTGCAATTCAGAAAGAGTACGAGCAAGAGAGTGAAATAGTAAaaaaagagagtgaaagagTCAATAAGGAGCTCGAAGCACTTCCGGCTATGCAGAAAGAGTTGGAGCATTTGAAAGATAAAGTTGCAGAGCTCACTCAGAGTACAGGTACAGAACCCAACAACCCAAGAACATCTGCAGATTAATAAAGTCTAAATGTCACTATCATTTGTTTACTTTATTCACTGATCAGCATTCATTCTGTCTTCTAGGAAATGTGCAAGCTGTGGAGCCCTCTGCTGGACATGAGGAAGTACCGAGTAGTCAGATCAGGCAAGAGAGGAAGGATAAAAAAGCttgggagaaagagaagaaagagagagacccagagtcagaaaagAAGGAATGGAAGaaggataaaaatgtaaaggtGAATGAGCAAGATGGCAAAGGAAAAAGCAAAAAGGATCATAAAGAGTGGAAGAAAGAAGAAGACGAGCAAGGGAGGCGcaagggagaaggaaagaacaAGGAAAAAGACCATAAGCAAGAAGATGCCCAAAGATGGAAGCTTAATGGTGAAAAAAGTAAGTCCAAGGAAAGGAGTGGGAAAAAGGACTGGAAGGAAGATAAAAAGTGGGAAAAGGAGAAGCATGGAGAATTTGTTGACAGAAAATGGGAGAAAAGAGATAATGGAAAGGAAGATAAGGAATGGAAGCAAAAGGACTggaaagaagagaaaagaaataaaggaaaagaaGACAAGGAATGGAAGCAAAAGGACTGGAAGGAAGAGAAAAGAGATAAAGGAAAAGAAGACAAGGAatggaagaaagagaaaagagataATGAAAAGGGAGACAAGGAATGGAAGCAAAAGGACTGGAAGGAAGAGAAAAGAGATAAAGGAAAGGAAGACAAGGAAGGGAAGCAAAAGGActggaaggaagaaaaaagagttAAAGGACAAAAAGACAAGGAATGGAAGCAAAAGGATGAGAAGGAAGAGAAAAGAGATgaagaaaaagacaagaaaTGGAAGCAAAAGGATGGGAAGGAAGAGAAAGAATGGAAAAGGCGTAAGCATGCCAACCAGCATGAGAAAGAATGGAAAGAGAAAAGTGATCAAAAAAAGGACtgggaagagaaaaaggaatGGGATgatgaaaaagagagaagagcaTCAGATGATGAAAAGTACAGTAATAAAAGGCAAAAGGAGAAATCAAGGAAAGGCAAGAAAGATCATGATGAAGAAAACGGTGAAAGAAAAGACAAGGAGGAAAAGCATCATggtgaaaaagagaaagacaaaccTAAACGT
Coding sequences:
- the pbxip1b gene encoding pre-B-cell leukemia homeobox interacting protein 1b isoform X1, coding for MFVAVAGQSHQGAMADNSSSNGNSWTILAPEVKESGVESMGSLSDGQGEVHAEPALTKSPVLSDTPAEQTRPLDPPQVTPLEGSEDAAVTHSTSLKEDTSSSIPVHVENLTSLTPDPEEQEASGTGFENQPLIDTESFSDSYTHIRPSSVSASLPGALEEEEEEEELSQGEDKSELRKTLGEEFQPEERANEGDGVRRRNVSVLTPLYHRDEEEEEEVEEEQFRHPRREGEGDIGFTLNKCIFGALVLLGLGTIFFSGVLIDLDDEGDADSKDLKYSEANKDYSQGDLPGGVQPPEILDEMAKENQQIASLQAQIQELELKAAQLQVEEGSKERLKREELEAENQRMRGELDKLPAIQKEYEQESEIVKKESERVNKELEALPAMQKELEHLKDKVAELTQSTGNVQAVEPSAGHEEVPSSQIRQERKDKKAWEKEKKERDPESEKKEWKKDKNVKVNEQDGKGKSKKDHKEWKKEEDEQGRRKGEGKNKEKDHKQEDAQRWKLNGEKSKSKERSGKKDWKEDKKWEKEKHGEFVDRKWEKRDNGKEDKEWKQKDWKEEKRNKGKEDKEWKQKDWKEEKRDKGKEDKEWKKEKRDNEKGDKEWKQKDWKEEKRDKGKEDKEGKQKDWKEEKRVKGQKDKEWKQKDEKEEKRDEEKDKKWKQKDGKEEKEWKRRKHANQHEKEWKEKSDQKKDWEEKKEWDDEKERRASDDEKYSNKRQKEKSRKGKKDHDEENGERKDKEEKHHGEKEKDKPKRGKRAAGWTEEKKYKDKNNKKEEKMGKKGKHEASHHSYSDQKHSKDHVHVNYWAKQREKIRHYYGSTEDCADVTSCAHAEGLAPVSQQDFEAFMSGYLSKLQGHEDQTERKEELSKLISEFFTDGVYVHEQIPFSEFVEDVENILEDMANGDDDDDDDDDDDDDDDDDDDDDEVEKEMELFAKEAMEKFRLQEKGGSKEKRGKVTRKG
- the pbxip1b gene encoding pre-B-cell leukemia homeobox interacting protein 1b isoform X3; protein product: MADNSSSNGNSWTILAPEESGVESMGSLSDGQGEVHAEPALTKSPVLSDTPAEQTRPLDPPQVTPLEGSEDAAVTHSTSLKEDTSSSIPVHVENLTSLTPDPEEQEASGTGFENQPLIDTESFSDSYTHIRPSSVSASLPGALEEEEEEEELSQGEDKSELRKTLGEEFQPEERANEGDGVRRRNVSVLTPLYHRDEEEEEEVEEEQFRHPRREGEGDIGFTLNKCIFGALVLLGLGTIFFSGVLIDLDDEGDADSKDLKYSEANKQDYSQGDLPGGVQPPEILDEMAKENQQIASLQAQIQELELKAAQLQVEEGSKERLKREELEAENQRMRGELDKLPAIQKEYEQESEIVKKESERVNKELEALPAMQKELEHLKDKVAELTQSTGNVQAVEPSAGHEEVPSSQIRQERKDKKAWEKEKKERDPESEKKEWKKDKNVKVNEQDGKGKSKKDHKEWKKEEDEQGRRKGEGKNKEKDHKQEDAQRWKLNGEKSKSKERSGKKDWKEDKKWEKEKHGEFVDRKWEKRDNGKEDKEWKQKDWKEEKRNKGKEDKEWKQKDWKEEKRDKGKEDKEWKKEKRDNEKGDKEWKQKDWKEEKRDKGKEDKEGKQKDWKEEKRVKGQKDKEWKQKDEKEEKRDEEKDKKWKQKDGKEEKEWKRRKHANQHEKEWKEKSDQKKDWEEKKEWDDEKERRASDDEKYSNKRQKEKSRKGKKDHDEENGERKDKEEKHHGEKEKDKPKRGKRAAGWTEEKKYKDKNNKKEEKMGKKGKHEASHHSYSDQKHSKDHVHVNYWAKQREKIRHYYGSTEDCADVTSCAHAEGLAPVSQQDFEAFMSGYLSKLQGHEDQTERKEELSKLISEFFTDGVYVHEQIPFSEFVEDVENILEDMANGDDDDDDDDDDDDDDDDDDDDDEVEKEMELFAKEAMEKFRLQEKGGSKEKRGKVTRKG
- the pbxip1b gene encoding pre-B-cell leukemia homeobox interacting protein 1b isoform X2; amino-acid sequence: MADNSSSNGNSWTILAPEVKESGVESMGSLSDGQGEVHAEPALTKSPVLSDTPAEQTRPLDPPQVTPLEGSEDAAVTHSTSLKEDTSSSIPVHVENLTSLTPDPEEQEASGTGFENQPLIDTESFSDSYTHIRPSSVSASLPGALEEEEEEEELSQGEDKSELRKTLGEEFQPEERANEGDGVRRRNVSVLTPLYHRDEEEEEEVEEEQFRHPRREGEGDIGFTLNKCIFGALVLLGLGTIFFSGVLIDLDDEGDADSKDLKYSEANKQDYSQGDLPGGVQPPEILDEMAKENQQIASLQAQIQELELKAAQLQVEEGSKERLKREELEAENQRMRGELDKLPAIQKEYEQESEIVKKESERVNKELEALPAMQKELEHLKDKVAELTQSTGNVQAVEPSAGHEEVPSSQIRQERKDKKAWEKEKKERDPESEKKEWKKDKNVKVNEQDGKGKSKKDHKEWKKEEDEQGRRKGEGKNKEKDHKQEDAQRWKLNGEKSKSKERSGKKDWKEDKKWEKEKHGEFVDRKWEKRDNGKEDKEWKQKDWKEEKRNKGKEDKEWKQKDWKEEKRDKGKEDKEWKKEKRDNEKGDKEWKQKDWKEEKRDKGKEDKEGKQKDWKEEKRVKGQKDKEWKQKDEKEEKRDEEKDKKWKQKDGKEEKEWKRRKHANQHEKEWKEKSDQKKDWEEKKEWDDEKERRASDDEKYSNKRQKEKSRKGKKDHDEENGERKDKEEKHHGEKEKDKPKRGKRAAGWTEEKKYKDKNNKKEEKMGKKGKHEASHHSYSDQKHSKDHVHVNYWAKQREKIRHYYGSTEDCADVTSCAHAEGLAPVSQQDFEAFMSGYLSKLQGHEDQTERKEELSKLISEFFTDGVYVHEQIPFSEFVEDVENILEDMANGDDDDDDDDDDDDDDDDDDDDDEVEKEMELFAKEAMEKFRLQEKGGSKEKRGKVTRKG
- the pbxip1b gene encoding pre-B-cell leukemia homeobox interacting protein 1b isoform X4, producing the protein MADNSSSNGNSWTILAPEVKESGVESMGSLSDGQGEVHAEPALTKSPVLSDTPAEQTRPLDPPQVTPLEGSEDAAVTHSTSLKEDTSSSIPVHVENLTSLTPDPEEQEASGTGFENQPLIDTESFSDSYTHIRPSSVSASLPGALEEEEEEEELSQGEDKSELRKTLGEEFQPEERANEGDGVRRRNVSVLTPLYHRDEEEEEEVEEEQFRHPRREGEGDIGFTLNKCIFGALVLLGLGTIFFSEGDADSKDLKYSEANKQDYSQGDLPGGVQPPEILDEMAKENQQIASLQAQIQELELKAAQLQVEEGSKERLKREELEAENQRMRGELDKLPAIQKEYEQESEIVKKESERVNKELEALPAMQKELEHLKDKVAELTQSTGNVQAVEPSAGHEEVPSSQIRQERKDKKAWEKEKKERDPESEKKEWKKDKNVKVNEQDGKGKSKKDHKEWKKEEDEQGRRKGEGKNKEKDHKQEDAQRWKLNGEKSKSKERSGKKDWKEDKKWEKEKHGEFVDRKWEKRDNGKEDKEWKQKDWKEEKRNKGKEDKEWKQKDWKEEKRDKGKEDKEWKKEKRDNEKGDKEWKQKDWKEEKRDKGKEDKEGKQKDWKEEKRVKGQKDKEWKQKDEKEEKRDEEKDKKWKQKDGKEEKEWKRRKHANQHEKEWKEKSDQKKDWEEKKEWDDEKERRASDDEKYSNKRQKEKSRKGKKDHDEENGERKDKEEKHHGEKEKDKPKRGKRAAGWTEEKKYKDKNNKKEEKMGKKGKHEASHHSYSDQKHSKDHVHVNYWAKQREKIRHYYGSTEDCADVTSCAHAEGLAPVSQQDFEAFMSGYLSKLQGHEDQTERKEELSKLISEFFTDGVYVHEQIPFSEFVEDVENILEDMANGDDDDDDDDDDDDDDDDDDDDDEVEKEMELFAKEAMEKFRLQEKGGSKEKRGKVTRKG
- the pbxip1b gene encoding pre-B-cell leukemia homeobox interacting protein 1b isoform X5 yields the protein MADNSSSNGNSWTILAPEVKESGVESMGSLSDGQGEVHAEPALTKSPVLSDTPAEQTRPLDPPQVTPLEGSEDAAVTHSTSLKEDTSSSIPVHVENLTSLTPDPEEQEASGTGFENQPLIDTESFSDSYTHIRPSSVSASLPGALEEEEEEEELSQGEDKSELRKTLGEEFQPEERANEGDGVRRRNVSVLTPLYHRDEEEEEEVEEEQFRHPRREGEGDIGFTLNKCIFGALVLLGLGTIFFSEGDADSKDLKYSEANKDYSQGDLPGGVQPPEILDEMAKENQQIASLQAQIQELELKAAQLQVEEGSKERLKREELEAENQRMRGELDKLPAIQKEYEQESEIVKKESERVNKELEALPAMQKELEHLKDKVAELTQSTGNVQAVEPSAGHEEVPSSQIRQERKDKKAWEKEKKERDPESEKKEWKKDKNVKVNEQDGKGKSKKDHKEWKKEEDEQGRRKGEGKNKEKDHKQEDAQRWKLNGEKSKSKERSGKKDWKEDKKWEKEKHGEFVDRKWEKRDNGKEDKEWKQKDWKEEKRNKGKEDKEWKQKDWKEEKRDKGKEDKEWKKEKRDNEKGDKEWKQKDWKEEKRDKGKEDKEGKQKDWKEEKRVKGQKDKEWKQKDEKEEKRDEEKDKKWKQKDGKEEKEWKRRKHANQHEKEWKEKSDQKKDWEEKKEWDDEKERRASDDEKYSNKRQKEKSRKGKKDHDEENGERKDKEEKHHGEKEKDKPKRGKRAAGWTEEKKYKDKNNKKEEKMGKKGKHEASHHSYSDQKHSKDHVHVNYWAKQREKIRHYYGSTEDCADVTSCAHAEGLAPVSQQDFEAFMSGYLSKLQGHEDQTERKEELSKLISEFFTDGVYVHEQIPFSEFVEDVENILEDMANGDDDDDDDDDDDDDDDDDDDDDEVEKEMELFAKEAMEKFRLQEKGGSKEKRGKVTRKG